The following are encoded together in the Flavihumibacter fluvii genome:
- a CDS encoding energy transducer TonB has protein sequence MDVNKILSADVLDILFDGRNKDYGAYDLRKTYNKRLTYALVGAAAILLLILLGSVLANQLGKKNDGKEMIVQDVQLEEVKQEQKNEPPPPPPPPKPEPPKVEMAKFTPPKIVKDEEVKEDEKPPEQEKLEDTKIGTVNQEGLKDEGIVAPPASDDGKGVVEAPKKVEEDWDKTFTKVEIESDYPGGASAWQRYLNKSLRYPQEAIDNEIQGTIVVQFIVDKEGNVSDVEAISGANELREEAVRVIKKSGKWTPAVQNGRQVKSYKKQPITFRLEAE, from the coding sequence ATGGACGTAAACAAAATATTAAGTGCTGATGTACTGGACATCCTCTTCGATGGCCGGAACAAAGACTATGGAGCTTACGACCTGCGCAAGACATATAACAAGCGTCTTACCTACGCCCTTGTAGGTGCGGCCGCTATCCTGTTGTTGATTCTTCTGGGCAGTGTACTCGCTAACCAGTTGGGCAAAAAGAATGATGGCAAGGAGATGATTGTACAGGACGTTCAGCTGGAGGAGGTGAAGCAGGAACAAAAGAATGAACCGCCACCGCCGCCACCGCCACCCAAGCCAGAACCACCAAAAGTGGAAATGGCCAAATTCACCCCACCCAAGATCGTAAAGGATGAGGAAGTGAAAGAAGACGAAAAGCCGCCTGAGCAGGAAAAACTGGAAGACACCAAAATTGGTACCGTTAACCAGGAAGGTCTGAAAGACGAAGGTATCGTAGCTCCCCCGGCTTCAGATGATGGAAAAGGGGTAGTTGAAGCACCTAAAAAAGTGGAAGAAGACTGGGATAAAACCTTCACCAAGGTGGAAATCGAGTCCGACTATCCTGGTGGTGCCAGCGCATGGCAGCGTTACCTGAACAAGAGCCTGAGATACCCTCAGGAAGCGATCGACAATGAGATCCAGGGTACTATTGTGGTTCAGTTCATTGTGGACAAAGAGGGTAACGTGAGCGATGTGGAAGCCATCAGTGGTGCCAATGAACTCCGCGAAGAAGCTGTACGGGTAATCAAAAAATCAGGTAAATGGACCCCGGCCGTTCAGAACGGACGCCAGGTGAAATCTTATAAGAAGCAACCGATTACTTTCCGCCTCGAAGCAGAATAA
- a CDS encoding nuclear transport factor 2 family protein has product MKEESLINRINALEDKLALKELADNFSIVSDKKDNVAQASFFAESGVLTSIMGETTLTFSGRKEIADGFAKILAPLEIVYHHNGQHLITIDENTATGLCYCLATLIGKEGDKAYIRTIAANYNDEYVKENNKWLIAKRTATIAWEEKKEYNS; this is encoded by the coding sequence ATGAAAGAAGAAAGTTTAATTAATAGAATAAATGCACTCGAAGACAAGCTGGCACTAAAGGAACTGGCAGATAATTTTTCAATAGTTTCTGATAAGAAAGATAATGTTGCTCAAGCATCGTTTTTTGCTGAAAGTGGTGTGCTCACTTCTATTATGGGCGAAACTACACTAACCTTTTCCGGAAGAAAAGAGATAGCTGATGGCTTTGCTAAAATACTGGCTCCGCTTGAAATAGTTTATCATCACAATGGTCAACACTTAATCACGATTGATGAAAATACTGCTACAGGATTATGCTACTGCCTGGCTACCCTTATTGGTAAAGAAGGTGATAAAGCATACATAAGAACTATTGCGGCAAACTACAACGATGAATATGTAAAGGAAAACAATAAATGGCTAATTGCTAAACGGACAGCAACCATTGCCTGGGAAGAGAAAAAAGAATACAATAGTTAA
- a CDS encoding ExbD/TolR family protein, with amino-acid sequence MPKVKLPRKSTTIDMTAMCDVAFLLLSFFILTTKFKPSETLTVTTPGSVASKVAPQKDVAMVVIDKDGKVYMTWSEDAPKRDIIEALNTTRNLGLTEAEMTNFKKGAFIGVPISQLKALLGQPADTWPKIKFDGIPVLDTLNNEMIDWMRATATGFQGTKMNLLVKGDNASKYPAFKGVIDAFKKNDLMKFQMVTNPEGVPPGTELYNANMKGTAKEE; translated from the coding sequence ATGCCAAAAGTTAAATTACCTCGGAAGAGTACGACCATTGATATGACCGCGATGTGTGATGTGGCTTTCCTCTTGTTGTCATTTTTCATCCTGACAACCAAGTTCAAGCCATCAGAAACACTTACGGTTACTACCCCTGGCTCCGTTGCTTCCAAAGTAGCTCCGCAGAAAGATGTGGCGATGGTCGTCATCGATAAAGACGGCAAGGTATACATGACCTGGTCTGAAGATGCCCCGAAAAGGGATATCATCGAAGCCTTGAACACAACCCGTAACCTGGGCCTTACAGAAGCAGAAATGACGAATTTCAAAAAAGGGGCATTTATCGGGGTACCCATCAGCCAATTAAAAGCCCTGCTGGGCCAACCGGCAGATACCTGGCCCAAGATCAAGTTTGATGGTATACCTGTCCTGGATACCCTGAATAATGAAATGATAGACTGGATGCGCGCCACTGCGACCGGTTTCCAGGGAACAAAAATGAACCTGCTGGTAAAAGGGGATAACGCGTCAAAATACCCGGCCTTTAAAGGGGTTATTGATGCCTTCAAGAAAAATGACCTGATGAAATTTCAAATGGTTACGAATCCGGAAGGCGTTCCACCAGGAACTGAGCTCTACAATGCTAACATGAAGGGCACAGCGAAAGAAGAATAA
- a CDS encoding NAD(P)-dependent alcohol dehydrogenase, whose translation MKTTTIKAFGTEAANKPLHEMKIQRRELQPHDVSIEMLYCGICHSDLHQVKDDFGGSSFPMVPGHEMVGRVVAVGNHVTKFKIGDLAGVGCIVDSCRHCEYCEESLEMFCKGEVLCFNSPDKYLGGSTYGGFSESIVTDENYVLHIPKTLDLAAAAPLLCAGITVYSPFKHWDIKAGKKVGVLGIGGLGHLAIKIAKAMGAYVVVFTTSQSKVEDAKRLGADEAVLSSDAEQRGKHADSLNLILDTVSANHDVNTYLNLLRADGSVVLIVLPTEPIPIGAFNVVKGRRSFSGSNIGGIAETQEMLDFCAKHSITADIELIKMHDVNEAFERLEKGDVKYRFVIDMASLKSN comes from the coding sequence ATGAAAACAACAACAATAAAAGCATTTGGAACAGAGGCAGCTAATAAGCCCTTACATGAAATGAAAATTCAACGCAGAGAATTGCAACCTCACGATGTTAGTATCGAGATGTTGTATTGTGGCATTTGCCATTCTGATCTGCACCAGGTAAAAGACGATTTTGGTGGGTCATCATTTCCAATGGTCCCTGGTCACGAAATGGTGGGAAGAGTAGTTGCAGTAGGCAATCATGTCACCAAATTTAAAATCGGCGATTTAGCTGGTGTTGGTTGCATCGTAGACAGTTGCCGCCATTGCGAATATTGCGAGGAAAGCCTTGAGATGTTTTGCAAAGGGGAAGTACTTTGCTTTAACTCACCGGATAAGTACTTGGGCGGATCTACATACGGAGGCTTCTCTGAAAGTATTGTAACTGATGAAAATTATGTGCTTCATATTCCCAAAACCCTTGACCTGGCCGCAGCAGCACCCTTGCTTTGTGCAGGTATAACAGTTTATTCTCCATTCAAACATTGGGATATTAAAGCCGGTAAAAAAGTGGGCGTTTTAGGCATTGGTGGTTTAGGACACTTAGCCATTAAAATTGCAAAAGCAATGGGAGCTTATGTTGTGGTATTTACTACTTCACAATCCAAAGTAGAAGATGCTAAACGACTGGGTGCTGATGAAGCAGTGTTGAGCAGCGATGCAGAACAAAGGGGCAAACATGCGGACAGCCTCAATCTTATTTTAGATACAGTATCCGCTAATCACGATGTCAATACTTACCTTAATCTTCTACGTGCAGATGGCAGTGTTGTATTAATCGTATTGCCAACTGAACCTATACCAATAGGAGCTTTTAATGTTGTAAAAGGCAGGCGTAGTTTTTCAGGTTCAAACATCGGGGGAATTGCTGAAACACAGGAAATGCTTGACTTCTGTGCAAAGCATAGCATCACAGCAGACATTGAATTAATAAAAATGCATGACGTCAACGAAGCGTTTGAACGATTAGAAAAAGGCGATGTGAAATACCGCTTCGTGATTGATATGGCTTCGTTGAAATCAAATTAG
- a CDS encoding ExbD/TolR family protein, with protein sequence MAELDTSGGGHKKGPGVKKGKKLSTRVDLTPMVDLGFLLITFFIFTTTMSQPTAMRLFLPKDTEKPEEQNKVKASGALTIMLAKNDNIFYYEGELLPDASNFKSTGFKEIRDIILTKKKSTDPEDFVVVIKPNKESTYKNTVDILDEMTINNVKRYALVDISPVEDQLINATQGTTPQ encoded by the coding sequence ATGGCAGAATTAGATACCTCGGGTGGCGGTCATAAAAAAGGACCTGGCGTTAAGAAGGGCAAAAAACTCTCTACGCGGGTAGACCTCACCCCCATGGTGGACCTCGGCTTTCTGCTGATCACTTTCTTCATCTTTACGACAACCATGAGTCAGCCAACAGCCATGCGCTTGTTCCTGCCCAAGGATACCGAAAAGCCGGAAGAACAGAATAAGGTAAAAGCCTCTGGTGCATTAACCATTATGCTGGCCAAGAATGATAACATCTTCTATTACGAAGGGGAACTGTTACCTGACGCCTCTAACTTCAAAAGTACCGGCTTCAAGGAAATCAGGGATATCATCCTGACCAAGAAAAAAAGTACTGACCCTGAGGATTTCGTTGTGGTGATTAAGCCTAACAAGGAAAGTACCTACAAGAATACGGTTGATATCCTCGATGAAATGACAATTAATAATGTCAAAAGATATGCATTGGTTGATATTTCACCGGTTGAAGACCAATTGATTAACGCAACACAGGGTACAACTCCCCAGTAA
- a CDS encoding nuclear transport factor 2 family protein: protein MNTPGKIFIVMLLLNCGVACSQSNLKPQKIMELDKTENDTSQVLAVTRQLTELMIEKNTVAMSKILDKEFTLTHITGYVQPKEEWFSEIESERMKYYSYKEVKTSININGDKATFIGQNILDARIWGTRNNWRLQQTMQLEKRNGKWIILKSVASLF from the coding sequence ATGAATACACCGGGTAAAATTTTTATCGTCATGCTGCTTCTTAATTGTGGAGTGGCTTGTTCACAATCAAATTTAAAGCCACAAAAAATTATGGAATTGGATAAAACAGAGAATGATACATCGCAAGTACTTGCTGTAACCCGACAACTGACAGAGTTAATGATTGAGAAGAATACAGTTGCGATGAGCAAGATTTTAGATAAAGAATTTACGCTTACGCACATTACAGGATATGTGCAGCCCAAGGAAGAATGGTTTTCAGAGATTGAAAGTGAGCGAATGAAATACTATTCATATAAAGAAGTGAAAACATCGATTAATATAAATGGGGACAAAGCCACATTTATTGGTCAGAATATTCTGGATGCCCGAATTTGGGGAACAAGAAATAACTGGCGTCTACAACAAACGATGCAACTTGAAAAGCGCAATGGCAAGTGGATTATTCTAAAATCTGTAGCATCCCTCTTTTAA
- the mnmE gene encoding tRNA uridine-5-carboxymethylaminomethyl(34) synthesis GTPase MnmE, with protein MKYSNPQWDDTILALATPPGIGAIGVIRLSGPKAIAIVDGLFPSKDLSVQATHTAHVGFIKSGPLAIDEVVVTLFKGPKSYTGEDVVEVSGHGSPYVLQQLMDAFIHAGARLARAGEFTQRAFLNGKLDLTQAEAVADLISSNTSASHRNALHNIRGGFSAELKALREQLITFSALIELELDFSQEDVEFADRSQLYNLVTGAIARVSKLAHSFQLGNVIKNGVTVAIIGKPNAGKSTLLNTLLNENRAIVSEIAGTTRDTIEEVLNVDGILFRFIDTAGIREHTADVVENIGVERSLEKMRQADVVLYLFDVNTMPVAELLANKDEFTKNGFRFLLVGNQVDKGDEAAMRDRYAAATPILFISAKEGLHIETLKERLVDMVLQGEINAEDTIVTNARHFHALQQMLNALQDVRQALDAKIPGDLLALDIRRALHYLGEITGEVSNEDLLDYIFSKFCIGK; from the coding sequence ATGAAATATTCCAATCCACAGTGGGATGATACCATTCTTGCCCTGGCGACCCCGCCGGGTATTGGCGCCATTGGCGTGATCAGGCTGAGTGGACCAAAAGCGATAGCTATTGTGGATGGATTGTTTCCCTCAAAAGACTTATCCGTGCAGGCAACACATACTGCACATGTTGGATTTATTAAGTCAGGGCCGCTGGCCATTGATGAAGTGGTAGTAACCCTTTTTAAAGGACCGAAATCCTATACCGGGGAAGATGTAGTGGAGGTATCGGGCCATGGTTCGCCATATGTGTTGCAACAACTGATGGACGCTTTTATTCACGCTGGCGCCCGGCTGGCCAGGGCTGGTGAATTCACCCAGCGCGCTTTCCTTAATGGCAAGCTTGATCTCACCCAGGCTGAGGCTGTGGCGGATTTAATTTCTTCCAATACGTCGGCATCGCACAGGAATGCCCTGCATAATATCCGGGGCGGCTTTTCAGCAGAGTTAAAAGCCTTACGCGAACAATTGATCACTTTTTCCGCCCTGATAGAACTGGAACTCGATTTTTCACAGGAAGATGTGGAATTTGCCGATCGTTCACAATTGTACAACCTGGTGACGGGGGCGATCGCGCGCGTGAGTAAACTGGCCCATTCCTTTCAATTGGGCAATGTGATCAAGAACGGCGTTACCGTGGCCATTATCGGCAAGCCCAATGCCGGGAAATCAACCCTGCTGAATACTTTATTAAATGAGAACCGCGCCATAGTCAGTGAAATCGCCGGTACTACCCGGGATACCATTGAAGAAGTGCTGAATGTGGATGGCATTTTATTTCGCTTCATAGACACCGCGGGCATTCGGGAACACACTGCTGATGTGGTTGAAAATATTGGGGTGGAACGCAGCCTTGAAAAAATGCGGCAGGCTGATGTGGTGCTGTATTTATTTGATGTAAATACGATGCCTGTAGCAGAGTTGCTCGCCAATAAAGATGAGTTTACCAAAAACGGGTTTCGTTTCCTGCTGGTAGGCAACCAGGTCGATAAAGGCGATGAAGCAGCTATGCGTGACCGTTACGCAGCAGCAACACCCATCTTATTTATCTCTGCGAAGGAAGGGTTGCACATTGAAACCTTGAAAGAGCGGCTGGTTGACATGGTATTGCAGGGCGAAATAAATGCCGAAGACACCATTGTTACCAACGCCCGACATTTCCATGCCCTGCAGCAAATGCTGAATGCCCTGCAGGATGTGCGCCAGGCCCTGGATGCAAAGATTCCCGGCGACCTGCTGGCCCTCGATATCCGTCGTGCCCTGCATTACCTTGGTGAGATCACGGGCGAAGTCAGCAACGAAGACCTGCTCGATTATATCTTCAGTAAGTTCTGTATCGGAAAGTAA
- a CDS encoding type 1 glutamine amidotransferase domain-containing protein, with amino-acid sequence MTILMVLTSHEDLGNTGQKTGFWVEEFAAPYYVFADAGAIITLASPKGGQPPIDPKSEAPDAQTEATKRFYKDADLQEKLSLTLPLNLADADDYDAVFYPGGHGPLWDLANDADSIALIETFNQQQKPVALVCHAPAALVKVKGQDGQPLVKGKAVTGFSNTEEAAVQLTDVVPFLLEDELSKLGGLYKKGADWGAFVQQDGNLITGQNPASSAPAAELVLKALSGK; translated from the coding sequence ATGACAATTTTAATGGTTCTTACTTCGCATGAGGATTTAGGCAATACAGGCCAGAAGACCGGATTTTGGGTAGAAGAATTCGCAGCTCCTTACTATGTTTTCGCCGATGCCGGGGCAATCATTACCCTGGCTTCCCCCAAAGGCGGCCAGCCACCGATTGATCCCAAAAGTGAAGCGCCTGATGCCCAGACCGAAGCCACCAAACGGTTCTATAAAGATGCAGACCTGCAGGAAAAACTTTCACTGACACTTCCCCTGAACCTGGCAGATGCCGATGATTATGATGCGGTATTTTACCCCGGCGGCCACGGGCCACTCTGGGACCTGGCCAATGATGCTGATTCCATTGCACTGATTGAAACTTTTAACCAACAGCAGAAACCTGTGGCGCTCGTTTGCCATGCGCCTGCCGCCCTGGTGAAAGTAAAAGGCCAGGATGGCCAGCCCCTGGTAAAAGGAAAGGCGGTTACCGGCTTTTCCAATACAGAGGAAGCAGCGGTCCAGCTGACCGATGTCGTGCCTTTTTTATTGGAGGATGAATTGTCGAAACTGGGTGGACTATATAAAAAGGGGGCAGACTGGGGCGCATTTGTGCAGCAGGATGGTAACCTCATCACCGGGCAGAATCCCGCTTCCTCAGCCCCGGCTGCTGAACTGGTGTTGAAAGCGCTGTCGGGCAAATAG
- a CDS encoding aldo/keto reductase, whose protein sequence is MKKRILGNSGLEVSALGMGVMNLSFGTGKAVEASEGIKIIRAAVEKGITFFDTAQAYGPYVNEKLLGEALVPFRTNVIIATKFGFKLEDGAITGADSRPENIRAVAEASLKSLKTDYIDLFYQHRVDPNVPIEEVAGTLKDLIYEGKILHYGLSEAGASTIRKAHAVHPVTAVQNQYSIWTREPEAEVIPVCEELGIGFVPWGPLGTGFLSGEIDQHTTFDSATDLRANFPRFTKEAIKANMPVVDMLRVIAGKKNATPVRIALAWLLAQKPWIVPIPGMTNLKHMEDNIKSVDLELTTEDLEYIDDQLSAINIQGARLDDGLLSMSDH, encoded by the coding sequence ATGAAAAAAAGAATACTTGGTAATAGCGGCTTAGAAGTTTCTGCCTTAGGAATGGGTGTTATGAACTTAAGCTTTGGAACAGGTAAAGCTGTTGAAGCAAGCGAAGGCATAAAAATAATAAGAGCAGCCGTTGAAAAGGGCATAACCTTTTTTGATACCGCACAGGCTTATGGCCCATATGTTAATGAAAAATTATTGGGTGAGGCATTAGTTCCTTTTAGAACGAATGTAATCATTGCTACCAAGTTCGGTTTCAAATTAGAGGATGGTGCAATTACAGGTGCTGATAGTCGTCCGGAAAATATCAGAGCTGTTGCAGAAGCATCTTTAAAAAGTTTAAAAACAGATTATATCGATTTGTTTTATCAACACAGAGTTGATCCTAATGTTCCAATAGAAGAAGTTGCAGGTACGCTTAAAGATTTGATTTATGAAGGAAAAATTCTTCATTATGGCCTTTCGGAAGCAGGTGCTTCTACAATCAGAAAAGCACATGCTGTTCATCCTGTTACCGCTGTTCAAAATCAATACTCCATTTGGACGAGGGAACCGGAAGCAGAAGTGATACCGGTATGTGAAGAATTAGGCATTGGATTTGTGCCGTGGGGGCCGCTAGGAACAGGTTTTCTTAGTGGTGAAATTGATCAGCACACAACATTTGACAGTGCTACTGACTTAAGAGCAAATTTCCCCAGATTTACTAAAGAGGCAATAAAAGCCAATATGCCAGTTGTGGACATGCTCCGGGTTATTGCAGGAAAAAAGAATGCTACTCCTGTTCGTATAGCTCTTGCCTGGTTATTGGCACAAAAACCATGGATTGTTCCTATTCCCGGAATGACCAATTTAAAACACATGGAAGACAACATCAAATCTGTAGACCTTGAATTAACTACTGAAGACCTGGAATATATTGATGACCAGTTATCAGCAATTAATATCCAGGGAGCAAGATTAGATGACGGCTTACTTTCTATGTCTGATCATTAA
- a CDS encoding helix-turn-helix domain-containing protein: MKSVLNIKTIRDYNVLVGQETLHPLVSVIDFSKIKSYKQPAVQTLNFSFYAVFLKDNEHCEIRYGRNNYDYQEGTLIFIAPGQVVSIEDDGEDYQPSGYALLFHPDLIRGTLLGQHMNDYTFFSYDVHEALHLAESERQVVMECFNKINYEFKQMIDKHSKKLILSNIELFLNYCVRFYDRQFITRDHANTGVLEKFEGLVDEYFSSDKPQETGIPSVSYFASTLHLSPNYFGDLVKKETGKTAQEYIQAKLIDVAKEKIFDPAKSVSEIAYELGFNYPQHFTRLFKKKVGVSPKEYRRSVN; the protein is encoded by the coding sequence ATGAAAAGTGTACTGAATATAAAAACGATCCGGGACTATAATGTTTTAGTAGGCCAAGAAACACTTCACCCATTAGTAAGTGTTATTGACTTTTCTAAAATTAAATCGTATAAGCAACCGGCTGTACAAACTTTAAATTTTAGTTTTTATGCTGTCTTTTTAAAAGATAATGAGCACTGCGAAATACGTTACGGCAGAAATAATTATGACTACCAGGAAGGGACATTGATTTTTATAGCACCCGGTCAGGTAGTGAGCATTGAGGATGATGGTGAAGATTATCAGCCAAGCGGCTATGCATTGTTATTTCATCCTGACCTAATAAGGGGAACATTGCTTGGGCAGCATATGAATGACTATACATTCTTTTCTTACGATGTGCATGAGGCATTGCATCTGGCTGAAAGTGAAAGGCAGGTAGTGATGGAATGTTTTAACAAGATTAATTATGAATTTAAACAAATGATTGATAAGCATAGTAAAAAGCTAATCTTATCGAACATTGAACTCTTCTTAAATTATTGTGTACGTTTTTATGATCGGCAATTTATTACCCGTGACCATGCCAATACAGGTGTGTTAGAAAAATTTGAAGGTTTGGTAGATGAATATTTCAGTTCAGATAAACCACAGGAAACCGGCATTCCCTCTGTTAGTTATTTTGCATCCACGCTTCATCTTTCACCAAATTATTTTGGTGATCTTGTAAAGAAAGAAACAGGCAAAACAGCGCAGGAATATATTCAGGCAAAGCTTATTGATGTTGCCAAAGAAAAGATATTTGATCCCGCTAAATCTGTAAGTGAAATTGCTTATGAGCTTGGTTTTAATTATCCGCAACATTTCACCCGGCTGTTTAAAAAGAAGGTCGGCGTTTCGCCCAAAGAATACCGAAGGTCAGTTAATTGA
- a CDS encoding aldo/keto reductase has translation MKYIKLGNTGLDVSKICLGMMSFGKPGKENGVFPWAKTLEEGKPIFKKAIELGINYFDTANVYQMGTSEEITGKLIKEFGLDRDEIVVGTKVRMEMRPGKPNGGGLSRKAILSEIDKSLKRLQMDYVDLYQIHRLDPLTPMEEIMETLHDVVKSGKVRYIGASTMYAWQFERMQNIAEKNGWTKFVAMQNQYNLMYREEEREMIPLCHDPKIAIIPWSPLAGGRLTHPWGTKTARVEIDEVSKWVWDGTNDLDKVVVDNLEKVAKERGTSMAQTALAWMLSKPFITSPIVGTTAVLHVEEAVAALDIQLSAEEISALEKPYVIHPVLGMM, from the coding sequence ATGAAGTACATAAAATTAGGAAATACAGGTTTAGATGTTTCTAAGATATGTCTTGGTATGATGAGTTTCGGTAAGCCCGGCAAAGAAAACGGTGTTTTCCCTTGGGCGAAAACCCTCGAAGAGGGAAAGCCGATCTTTAAAAAAGCTATCGAGCTCGGTATTAATTATTTTGATACTGCAAATGTGTATCAAATGGGAACGAGTGAGGAGATAACAGGCAAGCTCATTAAGGAGTTTGGACTTGACAGAGACGAAATTGTTGTAGGTACAAAAGTAAGGATGGAAATGCGTCCTGGTAAACCAAACGGTGGTGGGCTTTCTCGCAAAGCGATTCTGAGCGAGATTGATAAGAGCCTGAAAAGATTGCAAATGGATTATGTCGATCTATATCAGATTCATCGTTTAGATCCATTGACTCCTATGGAGGAAATAATGGAGACTCTTCATGATGTAGTAAAGAGTGGAAAAGTGAGATATATAGGTGCTTCTACTATGTATGCCTGGCAATTTGAAAGAATGCAAAACATTGCAGAAAAAAATGGTTGGACCAAGTTTGTCGCTATGCAAAACCAATACAACCTGATGTATAGGGAAGAAGAACGTGAAATGATTCCTCTTTGCCATGATCCAAAAATAGCCATCATACCCTGGAGCCCGCTAGCAGGCGGACGACTTACTCATCCATGGGGAACAAAGACAGCTCGTGTTGAAATAGACGAAGTTTCAAAATGGGTTTGGGATGGTACTAATGACCTGGACAAAGTTGTTGTTGACAACCTGGAAAAAGTAGCGAAAGAACGTGGTACTTCAATGGCACAAACAGCACTCGCCTGGATGCTCAGCAAGCCCTTCATCACATCTCCTATTGTAGGAACAACGGCTGTTCTTCATGTAGAGGAAGCAGTTGCGGCATTAGACATCCAGCTTTCCGCTGAGGAAATCAGTGCTCTTGAAAAGCCATATGTTATACATCCGGTATTAGGTATGATGTAA
- a CDS encoding aldo/keto reductase, whose protein sequence is MLGKSRLEVSALGLGCMGLNFGFGPATNKQQGIKLIREAYEHGVTFFDTAEAYGAANEELVGEAVKAFRKNIVIATKFGFQDGDSHKGLNSKPERIKQVVEQSLKRLKTDYIDLFYQHRVDPNVPMEDVAGTVKDLIKEGKVRHFGLLEAGVESIRKAHAVQSVTALQSEYSIWWREPEKEIIPTLEELGIGFVPFSPLGKGFLTGAINENTQFDSTDFRNIVPRFSEEKRKANQVLIDLLKAIATNKNATPAQIALGWLLAQKPWIVPIPGTTKSHRLTENIGGASIDLSTDDVKAIDDAFAKTTIQGDRFPAQLKERVGK, encoded by the coding sequence ATATTAGGCAAAAGCAGGTTAGAGGTTTCTGCACTTGGCTTAGGTTGTATGGGATTAAACTTTGGCTTTGGTCCTGCAACTAATAAACAACAGGGAATAAAACTAATCAGAGAAGCTTATGAACATGGTGTTACTTTCTTTGATACAGCCGAAGCTTATGGAGCAGCAAATGAAGAATTGGTAGGTGAAGCAGTAAAAGCATTTAGAAAAAATATAGTGATCGCTACTAAATTTGGATTTCAGGATGGTGATTCGCACAAGGGATTAAATAGTAAACCTGAACGCATTAAACAAGTTGTTGAACAATCTTTGAAAAGATTGAAGACAGACTATATTGACTTGTTTTATCAACACCGTGTTGACCCAAATGTGCCGATGGAAGATGTTGCAGGTACAGTAAAAGATTTAATCAAAGAAGGCAAGGTAAGGCACTTTGGGCTTTTGGAAGCTGGCGTAGAATCAATTCGTAAAGCCCACGCTGTACAATCCGTAACAGCTTTGCAAAGTGAATATTCTATTTGGTGGCGAGAACCTGAAAAAGAAATCATTCCCACATTAGAAGAATTAGGAATTGGCTTTGTTCCTTTCAGCCCATTGGGCAAAGGCTTTTTAACCGGCGCTATTAATGAAAACACACAATTCGACAGCACGGATTTTAGAAATATTGTTCCTCGGTTTTCAGAAGAAAAAAGGAAGGCCAATCAAGTATTGATTGATTTATTAAAAGCCATTGCAACCAATAAAAATGCAACGCCAGCACAAATTGCATTGGGATGGTTGCTGGCACAAAAGCCCTGGATTGTTCCAATCCCCGGCACTACCAAATCACACCGGTTGACAGAAAATATTGGCGGTGCGTCTATCGATTTATCAACAGATGATGTTAAAGCAATTGATGATGCTTTTGCAAAGACTACCATCCAAGGCGATCGCTTTCCGGCACAATTAAAAGAAAGAGTAGGAAAATAA